The nucleotide sequence GTCCTACATGAGCGGTAATCCAGTCTGGGAAGAAATGATGGAGCGCTTGCCGATTACATTGGAGCTTGCGGGGGGAGCACTTCTTGTCATGGTGTCTATCGCTCTTCCGCTCGGTATTGCAGCAGGACGCTTTCCGGGAAAATGGCCGGATCATGTCAGCAGAGTGCTTGCGCTGATTGGAGCATCAATTCCAAGCTTCTGGCTGGGACTGATGCTTATTTATGTTTTTGCCTTTAAGCTTCAGCTGCTGCCTTCGAATGGATTTGGAGAGTGGTCTCAATCCATTTTGCCCTCATTTGCTTTAGGGTTTTCACTGGCAGCTGTTTATGCAAGATTATTGCGCTCGGGTTTAATGGAAAGCTATTCCGAAGATTATGTCCGGGCAGCAAGAGCAAGAGGGGTGAAAGAATGGCGCATTCTGTGGATTCATGCTATCCGGGCTGCACTTTTGCCTGTCATGACGGTGCTTGGTCTGAGTATGGGAAGTCTTCTTGGGGGAGCGGTCGTGATTGAAATCTTATTTTCCTGGCCCGGGCTTGGAAGTATGGCGGTCGACGCTATTTTTGCCCGCGATTACCCAATCATACAGGGTTATGTATTAGTAACAGGAGTTTTTGTTGTAGCGATGAATCTGATGACAGATCTTTCGTATTTTCTCATTGATCCCCGAATCAGAAGAGGAAAGGAGGAAGCGAAATGAATACTTTTCCGCAGGTGAAAAAAAACGTCCGCCATCTGCAGCGAACTATTTTTTCAGGCAGATTAATGATAGTGACAGGAGCAGCTTTGCTTGTTTTCATTGCCGTTCTTTCGATTGCGGGCCCGCTGCTTGTTTCAAATGATCCTTATACAGCAAATATGGGGGAGCGGTTTGCTTCTCCAAGTCTGCAATACCCTCTTGGAACAGATAATCTCGGCAGGTGCATTTTTACAAGATTGATGGTAGGGGCAAAAGCAACTCTCGGCATCACAGCGCTTGTTGTGGCAAGTGTTCTTTGTCTAGGTCTTCCTCTCGGCCTTCTGTCGGGGTATGCAGGGGGCAAGTTTGATGCTTTTCTCATGAGAACGGCAGACGGGCTTCTTGCTTTGCCGGAATTTATTCTGGCGATTGCCATTGCCGGATTTTTAGGTCCAAGCCTTACAAATTTAATGATTGCTGTTGTCGCAGTGAAATGGATCACCTACACCCGCTTAGTAAGGGGCATTGTGATTTCGGAAAAGGAAAAAGAGTACATTCTTGCCGCAAAGGTTGGAGGATGCTCTGACTGGAAGATTCTTAGAAGGCATATACTGCCTCACATTCTGTCGCCGGTTCTCATACTCGCAGCACTGGATATTGGGAAAGTGATTTTGATTATCTCATCTTTATCATACATAGGCCTCGGTGCACAGCCTCCCAACCCTGAATGGGGAGCCATGCTGAATGACGGCAGGCCTTATTTTCAAACGTACCCGGAATTGATGATTTATCCCGGTCTTGCCATCTTTCTGGTTGTTTTATCATGCAACTTAATAGGGGAAGGCCTGAGAGACCGGCTTGATGTAAAAAGCAGGTAGGCCAGGAGGTGAAAAGAGCATTGAACGCACAGAATGATAAAACAGTGTTAACCGTAAGCAACCTTTCAATAGCACTAACGAATAAACATGAGAGCAGAATTCTTGTAAAAGATTTAAATCTCAAGATCAAGGCAGGAGAAATGATTGGACTTGCAGGAGAAAGCGGCAGCGGGAAGAGTATGACAGCAGCAGCTGTACTGGGTCTGCTGCCTCCTTCTGTCCATCTATCAAAAGGAAGCATCTTTTTTTCCGGAAATGATTTAACAGCCATGAAAGAAAAAAAAATGCAGAAGATAAGAGGAAAAGATGTGACGTACATTTTCCAAAACTATCAAGGAAGTTTTTCGCCTTTTCTTAAAATTGGTAGACAGCTTGTCGAAGCGATTAAATCTCACCGTCAAGTAAGTAAAGCGAACGCTGAACAGGAGATTCTTTACTGGCTGGAACGGGTGAAACTTCCTGCAAAAAGGACGTTTAATAGCTATCCCCATCAGCTCAGCGGAGGACAGCTGCAAAGAGCAGCACTTGCGTCATCGCTGATGATGAAGCCTTCACTTATTATTGCAGACGAACCGACGACGGCCCTTGATGTTTTGACGGGAGAATCAATTCTTCAGCTTCTTGCTGACCTGCAAAAAGAGATTAATTGTGCGGTTCTCCTTATATCACATAATCTGAATCATTTGTTGAAACGGACAGACAAGATGATGATCA is from Bacillus sp. FSL H8-0547 and encodes:
- the nikC gene encoding nickel transporter permease; the protein is MNTFPQVKKNVRHLQRTIFSGRLMIVTGAALLVFIAVLSIAGPLLVSNDPYTANMGERFASPSLQYPLGTDNLGRCIFTRLMVGAKATLGITALVVASVLCLGLPLGLLSGYAGGKFDAFLMRTADGLLALPEFILAIAIAGFLGPSLTNLMIAVVAVKWITYTRLVRGIVISEKEKEYILAAKVGGCSDWKILRRHILPHILSPVLILAALDIGKVILIISSLSYIGLGAQPPNPEWGAMLNDGRPYFQTYPELMIYPGLAIFLVVLSCNLIGEGLRDRLDVKSR
- the nikB gene encoding nickel ABC transporter permease, with amino-acid sequence MLPLIKQRVIQLVLIMFILSVFTFGLMKLAPGDPVLLILNADEMMVTDADQAELRKELGFDQPLYVQYGKWMVGLLQLDLGKSYMSGNPVWEEMMERLPITLELAGGALLVMVSIALPLGIAAGRFPGKWPDHVSRVLALIGASIPSFWLGLMLIYVFAFKLQLLPSNGFGEWSQSILPSFALGFSLAAVYARLLRSGLMESYSEDYVRAARARGVKEWRILWIHAIRAALLPVMTVLGLSMGSLLGGAVVIEILFSWPGLGSMAVDAIFARDYPIIQGYVLVTGVFVVAMNLMTDLSYFLIDPRIRRGKEEAK
- a CDS encoding ABC transporter ATP-binding protein, giving the protein MNAQNDKTVLTVSNLSIALTNKHESRILVKDLNLKIKAGEMIGLAGESGSGKSMTAAAVLGLLPPSVHLSKGSIFFSGNDLTAMKEKKMQKIRGKDVTYIFQNYQGSFSPFLKIGRQLVEAIKSHRQVSKANAEQEILYWLERVKLPAKRTFNSYPHQLSGGQLQRAALASSLMMKPSLIIADEPTTALDVLTGESILQLLADLQKEINCAVLLISHNLNHLLKRTDKMMIMYGGRIVEHGPTEMIASEPAHPYTKLLLSTQPKLAGSVPRRLPSIEGEPGLSAETGCPFALRCPEVMPECMTFPSFQEKSVHHWSACHADMKGEKTGADSQPDHKVLQGS